The following is a genomic window from Streptomyces lincolnensis.
CGCACGCGTGTCGAGGGCGAGGCGGCCGTCGACCAGGTGAATCGTGCGGCTCGCGCACGCCTCGGCCAGCGCCAGGTCGTGGGTGACCAGCACCAGGGTCTGCCCGCCGCGGTGCAGGTCCATCAGCAGTTCGCGGACGTCCTGGCCCGACGCGCTGTCGAGGGCGCCGGTCGGCTCGTCGGCCAGGAGCAGCGCCGGCCGGTTGACCAGGGCCCGGGCGACGGCGACCCGCTGGCGCTCGCCGCCGGACAGCCTGCCGGGATAGGCGCGGGCGTGCTTCTGGATGCCCAGCAGTTCCATGAGCTCCCCGGCGCGTTCCGCGGCCCGGCGCCGTGCGGTTCCGGCGAGTTGGGCGGGCAGCGAGATGTTGTCGGCGACGGTGAGGTCGTCGAGCAGGTTGAAGAACTGGAAGACCATGCCGATCCGTTCGCGGCGGAACCGGGCCAGGGCGTGCTCGCCCATCCGGTCGATCCGCTGCCCGGCCACGGTCACGGTGCCCTCGGTCGGCTTGTCGAGCCCGGCGACGAGGTTGAGGAGCGTGGACTTGCCGCTGCCGGAGGGCCCTGTCACCGCGAGGGCCTCACCCGGGGCGACACGGAGGTCGAGCGGGCCCAGCGCGGGGGCGCCGCCACTGTCGTAGCGCTTGGCCACGCCCGTCAGTTCGATCACATGCGTCATGGGAAGGTCCGTCCTTGCGGTCGAGGGGCTCGTGTCGGTGCCGGCCCGGCGAAGGTATGGGCGGACGCCCGGCGGGCGCGTCGGCCGCGGCACCGACCCGCGGCCCTTCGCGGGGAGGACGCCGCCGCGGGGTCATCCCCGCGACGTACGCCTCATGGACGGCGGGTCGGCCGCGCAGGCGGACGCCGGGCCGGGTGGGACGGACCCACAATGAGCGGATGGAGACGGAGGACCGGCGCGTGTGGCACCGGCAGTTGTTCGACGCGCTGCGGCCGGAGGCGAGGAGGGCACCGCTGTCGCGGCGGGCGCTGTGGGCCGACGTGGTGCTCGCGGTGCTGCTGACGTTCGTCGCGCTGGTCGTGGCGGCGCGGTTCCCGGGCGACGGGCCGGTCCACGTCGGGCCGAGGGTCGAGTACGGGATACCGGAGGTGCCCCGTCCCCCGGCACCGGGTGTGCTCCTGCCGGAGCGGGAGTCCTCGCCGCCCTGGCCCCTGGTCGTGCTGTCGGCGCTGCCCCTCGCCGTCCGGCGGCTCCATCCGCTGGCCGCGTTCGCGGTGGTGATGGTCGGAGCGCTGGGCATCGGCGACCGCGCCTCCTGGATCACCGTACTGACCTGTGTCATCGGGGCCTACAGCGCGGTGATGTACAGCCGTCACCGGGCGGGCGCGATGGCCGGGATGGTGGTGGCGGCCGTTCTGGCGGGCTTCGCGTTCCGGGAGACGGACCCGGTGTTCCCGGGCTGGTCGAGCCCCGCGGTGGTGCTGCTGGTCGCCGGGGTGCTGGCGGGCGTCGTCCGCCTCTGGCGGCGCCAACTGGCCGCCGGGCGTGAGCGGTTCATGGCGTTGGAGCGGGCTCAGGAGGAGACGATGCGCCGTGCCGTGGAGGAGGAACGCGCGCGGATCGCGGCCGAGTTGCACGACGTCGTGACCCACAATGTGAGCGTGATGGTCATTCAGGCGGGCGCCGCGCGCAAGGTGATGGACACGGCGCCGGAACGGTCGAAGCAGGCCCTGCTGGCGGTCGAGGCCGGGGGCCGCGCCGCCATGGCCGAACTGAGGCATGTGATGGGCCTGTTGGCGGCCCCGGACACCGGTCACCTCGACGGCGCCGCCGACGGCTTGGAACCCCAGCCCGGCCTGGGGCAGTTGGACGCCCTGATCGAGCGGGTACGCGCCGCCGGGACACCGGTCGACGTCACGGTGTCGCTGCCGCCGGACGCGCTGCCGCCCGGGGTGGAACTGACCGCGTATCGCGTCGTGCAGGAGGCTCTCACCAACACCATCAAGCACGCGCCCGGCGCCGACGCCCGCGTCAGGATCGGCTGCGCCGGGGACCGGCTGCGGATCGAGGTCACCGACACCGGCGCGGTGCGCGGCTCACCCCAGGCGGACGGCAACGGCCGCGGGCTGATCGGCCTGCGCGAGCGCCTCGCGGTCTACGACGGCGACCTCACGGCCGGGCCGACCCTCACCGGCGGCTACCGGATCACGGCCGATGTCCCGTGGCGGACCGCATGAGCCGGCCCGTGCTGCGCGCCGTCATCGCCGACGACCAGGCCCTGGTCCGCACCGGTTTCGGGATGATCCTCGCCGCGGACGGCATCGAGGTGACGGCCGAGGCGGCGGACGGGGCCCAGGCGGTCGCCGCGGTCCGGCGCACCCGCCCGGACGTCGTCCTGATGGACATCCGGATGCCCGGCATGGACGGCATCGAGGCCACCGGCCGGATCCTCGCCGACAAGGAGGCGGCCGGTACCCGCGTCATCATCCTGACCACGTACGACCTCGACCACTACGTGTACGCCGCGCTCACCGCCGGGGCCAGCGGCTTCCTGCTGAAGGACGTCACCCCCGAGCACCTGGTGGCCGCCGTACGGCTGGTGCAGTCCGGCGACGCCCTGCTCGCGCCCTCGATCACGCGGCGCCTGATCGAGCGCTTCGCCCACCGCGAGGAGGCCCGGCCGGCCGCCGCGCACCGTGATCTGTCGGGGCTGACGCCGCGTGAGCTGGAGGTGCTGCGCCTGCTCGGGACGGGGCTGAGCAACGCCGAGCTGGCGGAGCGGCTGTTCCTCAGTCCGACGACGGTGAAGACGCACATCGGCCGGATCCTGTCGAAGCTGGAGCTCCGCGACCGCGTGCAGGCCGTCGTCCTCGCCTACGAGACGGGGCTGGTCACTCCCGGGGGTCCGGCCGGCGAGGTCGCGCCGGGCTGAGTCAGTCCTCCATCAGTCCGGCGGCGACCGTCGCGCCCAGTTCCCAGCACGCCTCGATGTCGGCCTTGGCCGGTTCACCGGTGACGGCCAGCGGATCGGCCGCGCGGCGCCAGCCGAGGCCGGTGGTGATGGCGTCGATCCCGCGCAGGGCGCCGGTCACGTCGTTCCCGCCGTGCACGTAGTAGCCGAACGGCCTGCCGCGCGTGGCGTCCAGGCACGGGTAGTACACCTGGTCGAAGAAGTGCTTGAGGGCGCCGGACATGTAGCCGAGGTTGGCCGGGGTGCCGAGGAGATAGCCGTCGGCCGCCAGGACGTCCGAGGCCGTCGCGGCCAGTGCCGCGCGCCGTACGACCTGGACGCCCTCGATCTCGGGCGCCGTCGCACCGGAGACGACGGCTTCGAACATCGCCTGGCAGTTGGGCGACGGCGTGTGATGCACGATCAGCAAAGTGGGCACGTCCGAACCCTGCCGTGCCGGGGCGGACACCCGCAAGCGGACGAAAGAACCCCACCCCGGACGTCCGGGGTGGGGTTCTCGATGGAGCGCCGGGCAGGCCTTGCACCTGCATCTCCCCGCAGGAAGCGGGACGTCTTTCCTTGGACCACCAACGCACTGTCGGCCACCGGTAGTTCGGCGCCGCGTTCTGGATCAAGCATACGCCATGGGGAGCAGTGCACCGCGCCGAAAACACGTTGCGGGGCGCGGGCCCCGCCCTCGACCCTGACCGCATGTCCTACCGCCTTCGCCCCGCCGCTCTCGGCGACGCACCGGCCGTCACCGAGCTGCTCAACGACATCGACCGGATCGAGATCGGCCGGGCGGAGACCGACCTGCACATGGTCGAGGCCGATCTGAAGCATCCCGACACCGCCCCGGAGCGCGACTCCTGGCTGGCCTTCGACGGGAACCGGCTGGTGGCGTACGGGCTGCTGTGGGACGAGTCGAACGGCGAGCGGATCGACGTGGACCACTATGTGCTCCCCGACCACCAGGAGGCCGGCCGGCGCGTGTTGGAGGCCCTGGAGGCCCGGGCCCTGGAGAAGGCCCGTGGCAACGGCGCCGCCAGGGCCGTGGTGCACCTCCAGCTCAATGTCGCGCCCACCCTCGACACCGCGCTGCTGCGCGAACGGGGCTGGTCCGTCGTACGGCGGTATCACGTCCTGGAGCGTGCGCTGCGGCCCGGCGCGGACCAGGTGCCCGAGACGCCCGCCGGGGTACGGGTGCGCTCCTGCGTCGACGCGGCGGACCGCGCTCGTGTGCACGAGCTGTACCAGGACAGTTTCGCCGAGCACTTCGACTTCCAGCCGCGCGCCCTTCCCCAGTGGCTGCACGACGTGGACGCGGACGGGCTCGACTGGTCGCTGGTGTGGATCGTGGGCACCGAGGACCTCGGGGACGCCGGGTTCCTGATCGCCCGTGACGACCGCGCGGCCATGGGATGGATCCGCAGCATCGGTGTCCGGCGCGAGGCCCGCGGCCGGGGCCTCGGCGGTCTGCTGCTGCGGCACGCGTTCGCGGCCTTCGCCGCCCGGGGGCGCGACACCGTCGGGCTCGGTGTGGACACCTCGAACGCCACCGGGGCGCCCGAGCTGTACGCGCGCAACGGCATGGGGGTCCACTACGCCGTGGACACCTGGGAGACCGTCCTGAGGTGACCTGCGAACACGTTTGCTACGCTCCCCGAGCCTTCCGTGGGGGAAGTCCGGTGAGAGTCCGGCGCTGACCCGCAGCGGTGTGCGTGAGGGGCCCGGTGGTCCGTCGCGCGAGCCCGATTGCCCACGGCGAGGTTGCGACCCGTCGACTGCTCGCCGTGGACTGCGAGAGGGGACCGCGCGGTCTTCGTGCCGTACGGGCCGTCTCCTTGAGTGAGGTTCATCAGGCGGCCCCACGTGAAGGACCGCCAGGTGCTGCGAAGTACGACCCCCGGTCGAATATCCGTTGTGCCGCTGGCCATTGGGCTGGGTGTGCTGCTCGTGGTGTCGGTGCTGTGCGGGGTGGGGCTGGGTGCCGCGGGGATCGGCCCGGGCGAGATGTTCGGACTCCTGTGGGCCGGGACGACCGGCGGGCGC
Proteins encoded in this region:
- a CDS encoding ABC transporter ATP-binding protein: MTHVIELTGVAKRYDSGGAPALGPLDLRVAPGEALAVTGPSGSGKSTLLNLVAGLDKPTEGTVTVAGQRIDRMGEHALARFRRERIGMVFQFFNLLDDLTVADNISLPAQLAGTARRRAAERAGELMELLGIQKHARAYPGRLSGGERQRVAVARALVNRPALLLADEPTGALDSASGQDVRELLMDLHRGGQTLVLVTHDLALAEACASRTIHLVDGRLALDTRAEAVR
- a CDS encoding sensor histidine kinase, with the translated sequence METEDRRVWHRQLFDALRPEARRAPLSRRALWADVVLAVLLTFVALVVAARFPGDGPVHVGPRVEYGIPEVPRPPAPGVLLPERESSPPWPLVVLSALPLAVRRLHPLAAFAVVMVGALGIGDRASWITVLTCVIGAYSAVMYSRHRAGAMAGMVVAAVLAGFAFRETDPVFPGWSSPAVVLLVAGVLAGVVRLWRRQLAAGRERFMALERAQEETMRRAVEEERARIAAELHDVVTHNVSVMVIQAGAARKVMDTAPERSKQALLAVEAGGRAAMAELRHVMGLLAAPDTGHLDGAADGLEPQPGLGQLDALIERVRAAGTPVDVTVSLPPDALPPGVELTAYRVVQEALTNTIKHAPGADARVRIGCAGDRLRIEVTDTGAVRGSPQADGNGRGLIGLRERLAVYDGDLTAGPTLTGGYRITADVPWRTA
- a CDS encoding response regulator; its protein translation is MSRPVLRAVIADDQALVRTGFGMILAADGIEVTAEAADGAQAVAAVRRTRPDVVLMDIRMPGMDGIEATGRILADKEAAGTRVIILTTYDLDHYVYAALTAGASGFLLKDVTPEHLVAAVRLVQSGDALLAPSITRRLIERFAHREEARPAAAHRDLSGLTPRELEVLRLLGTGLSNAELAERLFLSPTTVKTHIGRILSKLELRDRVQAVVLAYETGLVTPGGPAGEVAPG
- a CDS encoding flavodoxin family protein yields the protein MPTLLIVHHTPSPNCQAMFEAVVSGATAPEIEGVQVVRRAALAATASDVLAADGYLLGTPANLGYMSGALKHFFDQVYYPCLDATRGRPFGYYVHGGNDVTGALRGIDAITTGLGWRRAADPLAVTGEPAKADIEACWELGATVAAGLMED
- a CDS encoding GNAT family N-acetyltransferase, with the protein product MSYRLRPAALGDAPAVTELLNDIDRIEIGRAETDLHMVEADLKHPDTAPERDSWLAFDGNRLVAYGLLWDESNGERIDVDHYVLPDHQEAGRRVLEALEARALEKARGNGAARAVVHLQLNVAPTLDTALLRERGWSVVRRYHVLERALRPGADQVPETPAGVRVRSCVDAADRARVHELYQDSFAEHFDFQPRALPQWLHDVDADGLDWSLVWIVGTEDLGDAGFLIARDDRAAMGWIRSIGVRREARGRGLGGLLLRHAFAAFAARGRDTVGLGVDTSNATGAPELYARNGMGVHYAVDTWETVLR